A single region of the Rhabdothermincola sediminis genome encodes:
- a CDS encoding pilus assembly protein TadG-related protein has translation MAPLLALVVIVAAVGMLLIARVAATAGERARARNAADAAALAGVSGTEADARSLAERNGGVLVRFVRVERVVEVTVRVGGSRASARATREG, from the coding sequence GTGGCTCCGCTGCTCGCGCTGGTGGTGATCGTCGCCGCCGTGGGGATGTTGTTGATCGCTCGGGTGGCGGCGACCGCCGGCGAGCGAGCCCGGGCCCGCAACGCCGCCGATGCGGCGGCTCTGGCAGGGGTGAGCGGCACCGAGGCGGACGCCAGGTCGTTGGCGGAGCGGAACGGTGGCGTGCTCGTGCGCTTCGTGCGGGTCGAGCGTGTTGTGGAGGTCACGGTCCGGGTAGGGGGCTCCCGTGCCTCAGCACGGGCCACCCGAGAAGGCTGA